The following nucleotide sequence is from Candidatus Jordarchaeales archaeon.
CAGTTATGAGGAATACTGTTTCCTGTTCTGGTAGGAAGGGGCTATCAACGACTCTCGCTATTCGTTGGTTGCCTTTTCCTTTTCTTAAGTATATTCTGGTTGTACAGTTGTGGGCGACTATATGGCCACCGACTGGCTGTGTAGGATCACCGAAGAATGCGTCTGGCTTAGCCATCACTTGGTTTGTTACCACAACTGCTAGGTTATATAGCTCAGCGAGCCTAAGTAGCGTGTGAAGATGTTTGTTAAGTTTTTGCTGCCGCTCAGCAAGCAAGCCTCGCCCAATATACTCAGAGCGGAAGTGGCCGACAATGCTGTCAACTACAATTAATTTAATGTTTTTTCCTTCGTTTATGAGGTCTTCGACGCTTTGAGCGAGGTAAAGCTGATGGTCAGAGTTGTATGCCCTAGCGTAAATGACTCTTTGAAGCACCTTCTTCTGATCTAGATTAAACCTCTTTGCTATTTGGAGAAGGCGCTCCGGTCTGAAGGTTCCCTCTGTGTCGATATATACTGCTTCCCCATCCAGTCCTCCAGACTCAACCGGGAGCTGGACAGTGACAGATAATTGGTGGCATATTTGCGTTTTTCCAGTACGGAACTCTCCGAAAAGCTCAGTTATCCCTCTTGTTTCAATACCACCACCGAGAAGCTCATCTAGATTCTTACAACCAGTCGTGATTTGAGAAATCTTTTTCCTTTGCTCGAGAAATTCTTCAGCAGAGATGAAACCTATATTGACAAGTTCTCTTGCAGCTTCTATTATTTTAGCAGCAGTGCTCTCACCTATCTCTGCGGCTATCGCTATTTCTTTAGGTGTAGCGACAGCTACGGCTTCAGGAGTTCTATACCCAGCCTCGTAGAGTTTTTTAGCAATAGCTGGCCCAACCCCTGGGATTTCTTCCAGTGAGTCAAACGACACAGAGGCACACCTCCAGATTTCAAGGAATATATAGAGTTTCGAGGCCCTTAAATTTTTAATCGTCAGTATCGATAAAGAGCTCAGAGGGGTGTGCCTGTGTGGAACTAAGATTAAGTAAATTGGGATTTGAACCGAAATGCGTGTATGAAGTCATCGTTACAACACTTAACGAGGATAAAACGCTCAACGCAGCTCCAATGGGCGTCTTATTGGGGGGAGACGATATCCTAATAATGCAACCGTATATCGCCACAAGAACCTACCACAACATATCTAGGACGAGAGAGGCTGTAGTGAATATAACAGACGACATCACACTCTTCTTCACGACAATTTTCGAGAAAGAAAAAGTAAGAGAGTTGCCTGTCTTGAAAGCAAAACACGTTTCAGTACCTATTCTAGCTGATTCCAAAGCTTATGTAGAATGTATGGTTGAAGGGGAACCTGTAGTGTATGATGGAAGAGCAAAGGTAACTTTGAGGGCGCTCGAGTGCGGACTCTTGAGCCAAAATTCTAGGCCCATTTGTAGGGCGTTCAACGTGATTTTAGAGTCGATAATACATTTTACGCGGGTAAAGTACTTAGTTGAAAAAGGTGACATAAACGGGGTGATGAAACTGTTGGAGCTGATAACATTTTACAAAGACCTTGTAAAAAGAGTATGTGGTGGAACGCGGTACGAAGAAATGATGAATAGAATTTATGAGGAAGCGTACATGAGTGCAAAAGGAATTAAGGGAACCTTGAGTATGTTTCCCTAGGAAAATACGACTTTAGAGATAAAGTAAAGCAGAGGAGGGCAAGTTATGTCGCTTGACGAAAAGACCGCAAAGAGGCTTATCCGGGTACTCCAACAAGTAGAGGATACCACCAAACTTGAGGGAGTTGCAATAGTAAATAGAGATGGGTTAAGAGTCGCTTGCGCGGAGTCGGCTAAAGTCGATGTCGACACCATTTCAACGGCTTCAGCGGCAATAATAAACACTAGTGAGACGACCGCCGCGCAGCTGGGGCATGGAAACGTTTCTGAGGTAATAATAAAGGGTGATTCAGGATACCTAATTATAACGAGAGTTGATGACCAACATTTCATGGTTGCATCAAGCAGAGACATTATGAGATTAGGGTTAAATCTCGGAATTCTTAAGAGGTACGCGCGATCTATAGCAGAACTTCTCGCACAATCAAAGGCTAAAGTAGCAGTACCACAAACGATAATAACACAACCGATTTTGCCTCCTCCAGCAGTTAGTAGAGAAGAAACTGTCAGTGACAAGGAGGCGATCTTTGAAGCTCTAAGAGCTTTAGGGCTCGAAGACGCAGTTACCGAAGTGCAAGTTCAAAGCAGGAAAGGAGAAGAAAGAACAGAGAGAATATGAAGAAGACAGGTTTTCAGCGAGAAGTTGGGCAGCCGGCTTTCCTTAGAGGTGACTGCTTCGCTTCGTTGCATTTTAGCTCTTAACTAGAGGAAAGTTGCAACTTTAGCTATGAAACAGAGTACAAGGAACAATGACAGCGCCTTTATGGATAGCCATATGCGTTCTCCGCTTGGCTTCATAAGAGTCCACATGAAAACAAGCAGAAATGAAAGGAAGCCGACTGCGAAGTGGATGTTCGATTTTAACGCGTCAAGCAGAGGGATACCACTCATCAAATAGAGAATCATTCCAAGTGACAGACAACGCCTTTTACCTAATGCCACTGCTAATGTTCTTACTCCTGAGAGCTTATCTGCTTCATAGTCCAAGGTGGCGGTTAATGTGTAAAACGCAGCCCCCAGAAGCGTTGAGCCCAAAAAGTAGTTTAACGGAAATGTCTTTCCAAGAATATATACCAGCGATAAGATAGAGCCGAAATAAGTCTTGAGGGAGTGCATTAAAACGTGCACTAGTGAAAGAGTAACTGAGGATAAGGATAAACCTTCGGGAGAGCTTGTGTAAACCACGTAACCTGCAACAAATGGTAAAACCGCTAAGCCTATAGTATTCCAGGTGAGGTCCAAAGGAGGTTTACTTTTAAATCTAGGCTTGTACGAATAAGTTAGAGAGAAGAAATGCCCTAACATAATTATCGCTGCAAAGATGCAGGAGACTATGAGGCCTACCAAAATGCTCACAAATGATGAAAGCAAGCTTATCCAAGCTATGTTTCTCGGTGAAATACTCCCCTCAACTATCGGGTTAACATAATCTTTCTGGTAGAAGGCGTGTTTGTCACTTTCCTGAGCGTCGGCGTAACTGTTTACATTACATCCAGAAATGGAGGCGAGAAAAATTGCAAGGTATGCTGTAAGGAAAGAGGGACTTAAGGTAAAAGTAGAAACAAGGAATTTCACTAATTGCTGGAAAAAGGAAAAAGAGCTAAAAGAAAGGAGTACTGGTGAAGCAAACGTACTCAAACTGCCAACCAGAAAGTAAGACAGAGGAATTAACGTGAATAAGGGTCTTGTCAAGTTGTAAATTAACCTCAGCAGACGAGGCAACGTCCCACCTCTTGAATCCCCGCCACACATCAGTAAAGATAATTTAAATAAGCAATTCGTGAAGCATCAAAATAAAATTAGCGATAATGACTGAAGAAAAGTTTTTATACGTCGCTGATTTTGAATACCACAACATTTAGTTACGCTTAACTTATGAGGGAACTTATCATGCCCAGATTTGGATACTCGATTTACGGGCTTGACCCAGCACTGACTGCAAAGGCAAGCGGGCGTGACTTGAGAATCTCGCCTAAAGCAGCCCGTGAAATATGTAACACGATTAAAGGTATGATGTTATATGAAGCAAAAAAGCTCTTAGAGGATGTTATACACCTTAGGAGACCGATACCTTTCAGGAGGCATAAGGGCAAGCAAGCACATAAACGTGGACTCCAGGGCTGGCATTCAGGCAGGTACCCTGTTAAGGCGGCACGAGAAATAATGAAGATTCTAGATAATGTTGAAACAAATGCCGAACAGAAAGGGTTAGATGTTGATAACTTGAGAATAATACACGCCGCGGCACATAAAGGACCTGTTATGAAGCGTTATATCCCCCGTGCTTTTGGTAGAGCTACACCTAAGTTTAGAAGGCTCACTCATGTTGAAATAGTTGTTAAAGAGGAGAGAAGCGAGTGATTGGAGGGGCTGCTATGTCAGCAAAAGCCCACTTTATCCGCAGCGCTATACAAAAAGTTGAGATTGACGAGTTCCTCTCAAAAGAGCTAAAGAAGGCGGGCTATGCGGGTGTAGAGCTCCAAAAGACAGCGCTAGGAACCAACGTGATTATTTACGCTTCCAAACCTGGGCTGGTAATTGGAAAAAGGGGTAGAAACATACAGCAACTAACAGAGATACTAGAAAAGAGGTTTAAGGTAGAGAACCCACAGATAAGTGTTCAAGAAGTAGAGAACCCGGAGCTAAACGCACGTGTGATGGCTAACCGGCTCGCAATAGAGCTGGAGAAGGGGACAAATTACCGTAGAGCAAGCTACTTCATTTTGAAGAGGATAATGAGCGCTGGTGCACTCGGATGCGAAATTACAGTTAGCGGAAAGTTGACGAGTCAGCGTGCCAAATACCGCAAATTTAAGCAAGGGACTCTCGTAAAATGCGGTGAGCCAGCCCAGCTGTTCGTTGACAGAGCAGTAGCCTATGCACTACTTAAACCGGGAGTTATGGGAGTAGAAGTGAAGATAATGCTGCCAAACGCCGTGCTTCCAGACAATGTGGAGTTCAAAAAAGCAGAAAAAGCTGAGGAAGTGAAAACTGGGGAAGTGAAAGAGGAAGGGTAGGAGGGGTAGCATGAGCTACAAGATTAAAGAAATAAGGTCTTGGAGCGACGAAGAGTTAAAGAAAAAACTTGATGAGTTGAGGGCGGAGCAGCTAAACCTACGCATGATAAAGTTGCTCGGTGGATCAATCGAAAACCCTGCAAGGATAAGAAATATTAGGAGAACTATTGCAAGGATCTTGACTGTCATTAACGAAAGGAAGAGGAAGGCGGAAGTTGAGCAGAAGGAAGGTGAGCAGAAAGAAAAGTAGTGTAACTGCAGCAAACTTGATTAGGCATGAACTCATAGGTTTAAAAGTGAAGGTTGCGGAAAGTTTAAACAACAATCTTGTGGGGTTAACTGGGACTATAGTTGATGAAACGCGTAACACAATAAAGTTAAGATGCGAATCTGGTGAAAAAATTATTCCAAAAGAAGTTTGTATCTTCATGTTCGAGCTGCCTAATGGTAATAAAATAGAAGTTGATGGACGATTACTAAACGGACGGCCAGAGGAAAGAATAAAAATGAAAAAACGGAAAATTGTCTGGCCGCTTACTGTTGAGAGACAACTTAAAAAGGTAAGGTTTAACCCTGCGATGTTCGAGGTGTTGCCGCTTGACGCGTAACATAGGTGTTGACGTTAAACCGCCACGACAAAGCTGCAATGATCCGTACTGCCCGTTCCATGGAAAGATTTCAGTGAGAGGCATGATGTTTGAAGGCGAGGTTGTAAGCGACAAAATGCAGAGGACAGTAACCGTTGAGAGAGAATATTTGAAGTACAACTCGAAATATAAACGCTATGAAAGGAGAAGGTCTAAAATTCACGCGCATAACCCACCATGTATAGATGCTAAAAAAGGGGATAAAGTTAAAATTATGGAGTGTCGTCCCTTAAGTAAAACAGTCTCATTTGTGGTTATAGAGAAAATCTCAGAAAAAGGCGATTAAAGGGGGTAACCTGGAATGTCGAAGCGCGGTGCTGCCAAGGTACGTGTTGGAATTAAGCCTAAAGTCTCTCGTGGTTTGCCTAATGGTGCAAGGGTTCTATGTGCTGATAACTCTGGTGCTAAAGTAGTTCAGATAATATCTGTGATAGGCTACAAAGGGCGTCTAAACAGGTATCCTTCTGCAGGTGTTGGGGACATGGTATCCGTGGCGGTGAAGGACGGAACACCTGAAATGAGAAAACAGGTTCTAAGAGCGATTGTAATTAGGCAAAGAAAGCCGTACAGGAGGAGAAGTGGTGAGTGGATACAGTTTGAAGACAATGCAGTAGTTATAGTGTCTCCAGAAGGAGATCCAAAAGGAACAGAGATACACGGACCAGTAGCGCGGGAAGCGGCGGAAAGATGGCCTAAACTGGCAGGTATAGCTAGGATAATAGTTTAGATAGGTGATTAGACATGAAGAAGACTATAAGTCCTAGAAAGCAAAGGAAAGCATTGTATAATGCACCCTTACACGTAAGGCACAAAATGTTTGGCGCGAGATTGTCCCCAGAGCTTAGGGAAAAATATGGGGTCAAAACTCTGCCGGTACGTGAAGGAGACGAAGTGTTAGTGATGCGAGGAACGTTTAAGGGAACTGAAGGAAAAGTTGTAGAAGTTGACAGGAAAAAATATAGAATCTATGTGGAAAATGTGACTATAGAAAAGGCGGATGGAACGGTAGTTTATTATCCAATCCACCCCTCGAAAGTTATGATAACCAAGCTTAAACTTGACGATGAGCGAAGGAAGAAAATTATAGAGAGAAAAAGAGCGGTCTTGGAGGCGTAGTCGAAAATGGGTAAGATGGGGCAAAGTAGGCATCTTAAACGGATGGCTGCTCCAGGAAGCTGGCGCATTCCCCGAAAAGGGACAACATGGGTGGTTAAACCCAGTCCAGGGCCGCATCCTATTGAAGATTCGATCCCATTACTAATCCTAGTGCGCGACCTATTGAAGATAGCGGATAACATGAGGGAGGCAAAGAAAATCATAAAGAGTGGACACATTAAGGTGGATGGAGTTGTCAGAAAAGACCACAAGTTTCCTGTTGGCTTAATGGATGTTGTAGAAATCCCCTTAATAGATAAGGCATATAGGGTGCTTCCTTCGAAAAAGTGGTTCACATTAGTTCAAATAGATGCTAGAGAGGCAGAATTCAAGCTTTGTCAAATAAGGAATATAATAACAGTCAAGGGTGGAAACATACAGTTAGCGCTACATGATGGTAGGAACATATTGCTGCCTGTAGAGAACCCCAAAATTTCGCCTCACGAAGTTTACCCTTACAACACAAGAGATACGATAAAAATACTATTAGAAAACCAGGAAATAGTTGATCATGTGCCCTTTAAGGAAGGGGCGTACTCTTTGATAGTTGGAGGAAAAATGAGGGGCGGGCAAGGGGAAATAGTCGAAATAAGGAGGAGAATTGGTCGAAGAGCAAGCACAGCGATTGTCAAGTGTGATGGTAATTTTGTTGAGACGCTATTAGACTACGTGTTCCCAGTGGGTTTAACACAGCCTCTAATTAAATTGCCAGGCGTGGAGGAATCAACATGGAGCAGTTAAACGAAGAAGCCATAGAGGAAAAGTGGAAGAAAAACCCCATGTACAAACCTTACATAGCAAAGGTTGTAGTAAACATAGGTGTTGGAACAAGTGGCGAAAAACTTGTAAAAGCCATGAAGGTGTTAGAAAATCTAACAGGGCAGAAGCCGGTCGAGTGCAGAGCTAAGAAAACTATAAGGGAATTTGGAATTAGAAGGCGTGAACCCATAGGATGTAAAGTAACTCTTAGAAAAGAAGCGGCAAGAATTTTCCTAGAAAAAGTGTTAGATGCCGTGGACAGAACGATAAACCCAGATTCATTTGATAAATATGGCAATGTGTCGTTCGGTATACGCGAGCACATAGACATACCGGGAACAAAGTACGACCCTGAGCTTGGAGTTTTCGGCATGGATGTATGCATTTCGTTTGAAAGACCAGGGTACCGTGTTAGTAGGAGAAAGAGAAAGAAAGCGAAAATTCCGTTGAGACAAAGGGTTACTAAAGAAGAAGCTATGTTAATACTAAAAAAGGAATTTAATGTTAAGTTTGGAGAAAGAGCTAAGAAGTGGTGAAGGGGGGGTTCAAACGTGGGAACAAGGAAGTTTGGTAAGGGAAGCCGCGTATGTCGTAATTGTGGAACCCATAGAGGAATAATTAGACGCTACGGATTAATGATCTGCCGCAGGTGCTTTAGAGAGAAAGCGGCGAAGATGGGGTTCAAAAAGTATAACTAGGAGGGAAATTTATGTTATTAGACCCACTAGCGGATGCATTATCGAACATTATGAACAATGAAAGAGTAGGCAAGAAAGAAGTAATAATCAGGATAGCATCGAAGCTTGTTGGCAACGTGTTACGCGTTATGCAAAAATATGGATATATAGGTGAATTTGAGCACATAGATGATGGAAGAGCGGGAAAGTTTAGAGTGCAACTCTTAGGGAGAATAAACAAGTGTGGTGTCATTAAACCAAGATTCCCGGTAAAACTCAAAGAAATCGACCTGGCGGAAAGAAGATACCTTCCAGGGCAGGGTATAGGAATTTTGATATTAACGACTTCTCAAGGAGTAATGTCGCACTATGAAGCAAAAGAAAAGGGAATCGGTGGGCGGCTTCTAGCCTACGTCTACTAACCTGCCCTCCTTCCTTTATGTTTCCTGTTTCACGCCTTTAATAAGTAAAAATTTATCGTGTATTATAGGATCTTCCATACGAGTTTATCTCCAACATATTTGCGGTAAACATATATGCCGTCTTGGAAGACTCTTGGATCCTTTTCTCTGATTTTTGTTGCTTGTTGTATATTTGCAGCGCTTTGCCCCACAGCCTCAATGTCTATACCTGTTAATATTACGTCGTCTTTTTCTACTTTGACATTTACTCCTGGAAGAACGTAAGTTTTCCTAGGACTTTTTTCGCCTAGGAAGTTTTCTATGATCACTTCTCTAGACTCTGGAACAAATTTTACACTAATTGGGAAGTGTGCATAGACAATTTTCATAACATACTTGTAACCTTGCGTCACACCTACGATCATATTCTTAATATGACTTCTCACACTGCCTAGAACAGCCAACTGCTTCTTTTTTGGATAATAGGCTTCCAAAACGATTTTATTATCTTCTTTTCTTATGGAAATCCCTCTTGCATGTGAAAAATCCTTTTCCAGCTCACCTAGAGGGCCCTTGACACGCACTTTCATGCCATCAATGTCCACGTTTACATTGTCAGGAATTTTAACTTCGAGAGCTGCATGGAACGTCTTGACCATTGTTTACCCTTCCCTCGAATTATTGCTTCAGACTGGATGGAAAATAAGGGGCTTTAAATTTATTTCGCAGCAGACTACTTCAAATTATCACTTTTTAATACGTTCACTCCACTCCTCAAGCTTGCGCATTAGTTCTTCAGCAGTCTTAATGTCTAATTTCGCTTGCCCGCTCATCCTTAATTGCTTAATGAACTGTGAAATCTCGTAAAATATTGGACCGTGAACCCTTGATTGCAACTGATCTCTAGCAACCTCCAGCGCATTTGCTATAGCCTCGGCAGGCTGATTTCTTTCGACGAGCTCGACAACTTGCGAAAAGGCAGGGGAAAGGCGTACACCGAAACTTTTAACGGTTATCTCCCTTTCAACTGGCAGAGTGGGTTGAACGGGAGCAATCCCTTTTTTAGCAGAAACGAGTTCTTCAAACCTGCCCCCAGAAAGTTCTTCGAGACGTTTTACCACACTCAAAGCTTCGTCCATTTTCGTGATTAAGACGGACATGCCACCAAGCGCTCTGTATATTTCATTCAGCATGCTTCTGAGCTCGTTTAACACCGTTTTTATTTCACCGAATACGCCAAATATCGCTCTTGAAAAGTCGTCGAGAACTATTTTAACAGCAGATATCTCCTCCAAGACTTTTTCAAATTTCTTATCCATTTCCCCCAAAGGGAAATCCCTCCGGAAATTAAATTAGTACTCCAAAGTTGGTGGAGAATATAGTATCAAAATTTTATCACTAGACACATATAAAATGTTTCCCCAAGCATTCGTTGTCGACGTCGCGATCAAAACCAGAAGAAAAATTTAAATTTCAAAGGTTTGTTGGTAATTTGCCGAGACATTTTCTTAAAATATAACCTCTCGTATCAGGTAGCGATCACATAGTCCCTAGTGGTGGGAAAGACTTTGGTGGAGAAACGACTCTTAATGCTTAGGAAGAGATTGAAAATGAAGAAACCAGACTTTATTAGGTGCGAGAGCTGGAGGTACGTCAGGGTAAAACCGAATTGGAGAAGGCCACGTGGAATAGATAATAAAATGAGGGAGAAAGAAAAAGGGTGGCCGAAGTCACCTAATGTAGGATATCGAGCGCCCAGAAAGGTTAGAGGACTTCACCCATCAGGCTTTAAAGAGGTTATTGTGTGGAGAGCAGAAGATTTAGAAAAGTTGGATCCTAACATTCATGCTATAAGAATTGCTGGTACTGTAGGTAGGAGAAAAGCTCTTGAAATAATGGATAAGGCTGAAGAAAGGGGCTTTTGGGTTCTTAACCCCAGAATAGTTAGAGAGGAAATTGAAAAAGAGATCTTAGAAGAAACCATAGAAAAAACAGAAGAAGTTGTCCACGAAGAAGGGACGCGTCTATCCGAAGTCGAGTGGATCGACAAGGAGAGCGCAAAGAAGTTGGAAGAAGTTGGCGTTTTTACACTTGAAGCGCTCGCCGATGAAGATAATCCAAGGGAGCTTTCTGAAATAACGGGAATAGCTTTAGAGAAACTTGAGGAATGGATTAAAAGAGCTAGAGAGGAATGTAAGGAGGAAAAGAAATGAACTTGACTGTTCAGCGAAGGCTTGCAGCTGAGATACTTAACGTCGGAGAAAATAGGGTTTGGTTCGACCCCGAAAGGCTTGAGGAGATTTCTGCTGCAGTTACACGTGAGGACATACGCAACTTGATAAAGCAGGGAGCCATAAAGGCTAAACCGAAAGAGGGAATCAGTAGGGCTAGAGCCAGAGAGTTAAAAGAGAAGAAGAAAAAGGGAAGACGCAGGGGTCCGGGAAGTAGGAAGGGGAAAGCCACGGCACACATGTCAAGGAAGGAAAAGTGGATGATAAAGATTAGAGCAATAAGAAAATATCTCAGGAGTTTGAGAGCGCGCCGTATAATAACTCAAAGCACTTACAGGAAACTTTACAGATTGGCAAAAGGTGGTATGTTCGACAGCGTCGCTTACTTGAAGAGTTACATTAAAGAGAAAAAGCTAGCGAGAAAATAGCCAAAGCGGTGGGATGATCTTATGGCAAAAGGAGCACGCTACAGAATTCCTTTCAGAAGGAGACGTGAAGGGAAAACAAATTATAGGCGTAGGAGGAAACTCGTTATTTCAGGTAGGTTGAGACTTGTGGTTCGAGGGAGCCTTAACAATTTCTCAGCTCAACTAGTAGAGCCGAAATTTGGTGGAGATAAAACTTTAGTTTCAGCGCACTCCAGGGAACTAGTCAAGAAATACGGCTGGAAAGGCCATTGTGGAAATGTGCCCACCGCTTACCTTACAGGCTTTCTCCTGGCGCTAAAAGCTAAGAAAGCAGGATTTAGAGACGCCATACTTGATATCGGATTACATACCCCGTCCAAAGGATGCCGCGTCTTCGCAGCTCTTAAAGGAGCCCTAGATGGAGGACTAGAAATACCCCATGGAGAAGAGATATTTCCAAGTGAGGAAAGAATTAGAGGAGAACACATAGCCGAGTATGCTAGGAAACTTTTAGAAGAAAACCCGGAACTTTACGCTAAACAGTTTTCTGCTCAAATAAAGCGAGGGGTTAGGCCGGAAAATCTACCCGAACACTTCGACGAAGTTAAAGAAGCAATAGTCAAGGAATTTGGAGGTTAAATCATGGGAATAGAAGACGAGTTGGAAGCGTGGAAGCCGAAAACTGAGCTAGGAAAAATGGTTAAAGAAGGGTACATTACCAGCATCGATGAAATTTTCGCGCAGGGACTTAGAATAAAGGAACCTCAGATAGTAGATTTGCTCCTTCCAGATTTGGAGGATGAAGTTGTAGGGGTGAGTCTTGTACAGAAACAGACAGATGCAGGGGAAAGAACAAGGTTTAAAGCGATAGTTGCTGTAGGTAACAAGAAAGGATATGTTGGACTAGGCACAGCTAAAGCCGCAGAGATAGGACCAGCAATAAGGAAAGCTATGATTGACGCGAAGATGAATGTGACCCCCGTAAGACTTGCATGTGGAAGCTGGGAGTGCGGTTGCGGAACCCCGCACACTTTACCATTTAAAGTGGAGGGCAAGGCTGGAAGTGTTAGAATAAAACTGATACCCGCCCCGCGTGGCCTCGGACTAGTGACGTCAGATGTTGCGAAAATAGTTCTGAGATTGGCGGGCGTAAAGGACGTGTGGTCGTTTTCTAGGGGACACACAAAAACCACGTTGAACATGGCATATGCCACGTTCAACGCACTCAAACAAACCATGAAGATACTTACTCCGAAGGATTGGGGGCGTTAAGCTTTGAGTAACAAAAATTTGCTTGTCGTAATAAGGATAAGGGGAGACGTAGGTGTCAGAAAAGAGATACGCGACACGCTGAAAATGTTAAGATTGCACAAGGTGAACCACGCGATAATAGTTCCAAAAACTCCAAGCTTTCAGGGAATGCTTCAAAAGGTTAAGGATTACGTGACATGGGGCGAGATAAGTAAGGAAACATTAGCCCTCCTTCTTAGGAAAAGAGGGAGACTTGAGGGTGATAATCCTCTAACCGACGAGTTTCTTGCAAAAAACTTGGGAATTAATTCCATAGACGAGTTAGCTGGGAAGATCTACAATGGAGAAATTAAACTAAGCGATGTTCCAAAGCTTAAGCCAGTTTTCAGACTACACCCCCCAAAAGGCGGGTTTAAGAGAAAGAAGAAGAGGCCGTTCGCAGATGGAGGAGAACTTGGATACAGGGGGGAAAATATAAACAAGTTAATCGAGAGAATGGTCTAACTGGAGGTTTGGCGAGTTGATTAGAAGAAGGAAGAAGTCACGGAAAATGAGAGGAAGTAGGACGCATGGATACGGCCGAGTAGGGCAGCACAGAGGAAGTGGGCAACGAGGTGGCAAGGGACGTGCAGGAAGACACAAACACTTTTGGATATGGGTTTTGAAGTATGCGAGAGACTACTTTGGGAAGCGCGGTTTTAAGAGGAAAGGAGTACAGAGAGAGTGGGTGATGTTAAATGTGAGTGACATAGAGGAAAAACTGGAAGTTCTTAAAACAGGGGAGGAAAATGGTGTTCCACTAGTGGACCTTACCAGGATAGGCTATGTTAAAGTCCTTGGCACCGGGAAAGTAACCAAGCCAATAGTGGTGATGGCGCATGCTTTCAGTGAAGAGGCTGTGAGAAAAATAGAAGAAGCTGGAGGAAAGGCAATAAAAATTTGAGATATTTATTACTGATAAGCTAGAGGGGAACTTTAATTCCCATCATTTCCTCTCGGTGAAGCCCTATGACGAGCACTTTTTTAAAATCTTTTAAACCGCTAATCCGCTTAATGCCAGAAGTCAAACCT
It contains:
- the rplV gene encoding 50S ribosomal protein L22; this encodes MPRFGYSIYGLDPALTAKASGRDLRISPKAAREICNTIKGMMLYEAKKLLEDVIHLRRPIPFRRHKGKQAHKRGLQGWHSGRYPVKAAREIMKILDNVETNAEQKGLDVDNLRIIHAAAHKGPVMKRYIPRAFGRATPKFRRLTHVEIVVKEERSE
- a CDS encoding ribonuclease P protein component 1, which translates into the protein MSRRKVSRKKSSVTAANLIRHELIGLKVKVAESLNNNLVGLTGTIVDETRNTIKLRCESGEKIIPKEVCIFMFELPNGNKIEVDGRLLNGRPEERIKMKKRKIVWPLTVERQLKKVRFNPAMFEVLPLDA
- a CDS encoding 30S ribosomal protein S3 produces the protein MSAKAHFIRSAIQKVEIDEFLSKELKKAGYAGVELQKTALGTNVIIYASKPGLVIGKRGRNIQQLTEILEKRFKVENPQISVQEVENPELNARVMANRLAIELEKGTNYRRASYFILKRIMSAGALGCEITVSGKLTSQRAKYRKFKQGTLVKCGEPAQLFVDRAVAYALLKPGVMGVEVKIMLPNAVLPDNVEFKKAEKAEEVKTGEVKEEG
- a CDS encoding UbiA family prenyltransferase; translation: MKFLVSTFTLSPSFLTAYLAIFLASISGCNVNSYADAQESDKHAFYQKDYVNPIVEGSISPRNIAWISLLSSFVSILVGLIVSCIFAAIIMLGHFFSLTYSYKPRFKSKPPLDLTWNTIGLAVLPFVAGYVVYTSSPEGLSLSSVTLSLVHVLMHSLKTYFGSILSLVYILGKTFPLNYFLGSTLLGAAFYTLTATLDYEADKLSGVRTLAVALGKRRCLSLGMILYLMSGIPLLDALKSNIHFAVGFLSFLLVFMWTLMKPSGERIWLSIKALSLFLVLCFIAKVATFL
- a CDS encoding 30S ribosomal protein S17, whose translation is MTRNIGVDVKPPRQSCNDPYCPFHGKISVRGMMFEGEVVSDKMQRTVTVEREYLKYNSKYKRYERRRSKIHAHNPPCIDAKKGDKVKIMECRPLSKTVSFVVIEKISEKGD
- a CDS encoding roadblock/LC7 domain-containing protein, which encodes MSLDEKTAKRLIRVLQQVEDTTKLEGVAIVNRDGLRVACAESAKVDVDTISTASAAIINTSETTAAQLGHGNVSEVIIKGDSGYLIITRVDDQHFMVASSRDIMRLGLNLGILKRYARSIAELLAQSKAKVAVPQTIITQPILPPPAVSREETVSDKEAIFEALRALGLEDAVTEVQVQSRKGEERTERI
- the rpmC gene encoding 50S ribosomal protein L29; this translates as MSYKIKEIRSWSDEELKKKLDELRAEQLNLRMIKLLGGSIENPARIRNIRRTIARILTVINERKRKAEVEQKEGEQKEK
- the radA gene encoding DNA repair and recombination protein RadA, which gives rise to MSFDSLEEIPGVGPAIAKKLYEAGYRTPEAVAVATPKEIAIAAEIGESTAAKIIEAARELVNIGFISAEEFLEQRKKISQITTGCKNLDELLGGGIETRGITELFGEFRTGKTQICHQLSVTVQLPVESGGLDGEAVYIDTEGTFRPERLLQIAKRFNLDQKKVLQRVIYARAYNSDHQLYLAQSVEDLINEGKNIKLIVVDSIVGHFRSEYIGRGLLAERQQKLNKHLHTLLRLAELYNLAVVVTNQVMAKPDAFFGDPTQPVGGHIVAHNCTTRIYLRKGKGNQRIARVVDSPFLPEQETVFLITEDGVVDG
- the rplX gene encoding 50S ribosomal protein L24 translates to MKKTISPRKQRKALYNAPLHVRHKMFGARLSPELREKYGVKTLPVREGDEVLVMRGTFKGTEGKVVEVDRKKYRIYVENVTIEKADGTVVYYPIHPSKVMITKLKLDDERRKKIIERKRAVLEA
- a CDS encoding 50S ribosomal protein L14, whose product is MSKRGAAKVRVGIKPKVSRGLPNGARVLCADNSGAKVVQIISVIGYKGRLNRYPSAGVGDMVSVAVKDGTPEMRKQVLRAIVIRQRKPYRRRSGEWIQFEDNAVVIVSPEGDPKGTEIHGPVAREAAERWPKLAGIARIIV
- a CDS encoding DUF447 family protein; this encodes MELRLSKLGFEPKCVYEVIVTTLNEDKTLNAAPMGVLLGGDDILIMQPYIATRTYHNISRTREAVVNITDDITLFFTTIFEKEKVRELPVLKAKHVSVPILADSKAYVECMVEGEPVVYDGRAKVTLRALECGLLSQNSRPICRAFNVILESIIHFTRVKYLVEKGDINGVMKLLELITFYKDLVKRVCGGTRYEEMMNRIYEEAYMSAKGIKGTLSMFP